AATGAATTTCGGAAAAGGAAGAGGAGTTGCTGATATCCCAATTCAAGATCTGGCCGAGTCCATGGGATATACGCAATACTAAAATCCGAATTTTGGGTTAACTGTTTTGACTTAACAACTATAGAAGTTCTCTAATTTGGCGGCTAATGGAATTGAATAGTTTTTGGAATATTTCGTTGGCTTTCTTCTACGTTTGACATCTTTCTATTACTGCTGAAATATATAAACTGTACTATGTGTTATTTTAACTTCGATGTGCATTTCCGATGGGACAGAAATCAAAAGCCATGAGTTTACAATGATACCCAAATCAGAACAGTCCGATCATTCCTTCAGAATAAAATCCGGGTATCTGAACTCTGAACTCTTCTGTCTCAGTCACATGTATCACGCTTTTTCGCTAATCCATTTGTATTGTCACGATGTCTTCTTATCAGTGTAACAGTGTAACCATTAAATCATCGTTTAATATATAATTgctttgttgttatttttggattaactaaatattttacttttctgCAAATTAAAGAATAAACGACATCATTGAAATAATATGTTACACTTCAGATTTAGGGTCCTAACAAGACtcttttgaaattataataatgTTTTCCGTTAATTTGGCAAAAAAGGAGGATACTATGTTATTGAAGAAAGATATTTGATGTAAATTAAACAAGATTTGTATAAATAGTAAATATTTGCATTCCACTTTAGAGCAATATTACTAACTTTCAATGAATTAATGTTTTACAGTTAAATGGTTTGggaaattttatttatcttaatataaGATTACTATATGGATTGGTTTAGAGATTAGTTCCCAAATTTTGAAGGGAAATATTTGCAAACATAAATATTTAGGGTTGACAAATTGACGGAACTTGCATAAAAAACATCCGGCACTTCCTTCTAAGGCGGCATACAAATGAATGTTTTGAAAGTAAAACGTATAACAGTTTCAAAGTGTACTAAAAGACtgattttatgatataatacaACATAAGTACACTTCcgaatcgcaacttctcggccCTATCCGAAAGGCGGATAACAGCTCCACTTTGacagaaaggcccgagaagttgcgattaaTTCACTTGTGCAACGTATTTGGCttatttataaatcattgaCAATATCATTTGTATTTCTTATTTGAACTTTAAACAGCAGTGGTGCAGGGCATGAActgatttaaatatatcaagTTTAGTTTATATATTGGTAATTTTTAGTGTATGCCAACATTTTGAATATGTCCACCAAGTTTACTGCACCGTCAACAAAAACTCTGGAGCGGATCTATAATTAAATATagcaaaacattgattttttctttacatcttaatgttttatttttaacgtTTTATTTATCTTCATTTATACTCTTACATGTAAGTTCTGGTTATATAACTTGTATACACTTGTCATGGCTGCGGATGAAGTCCAGCTGATGTATCCTATCTCGTGGATATATCTTAGATAAGGAATCAAGGGATTAGATGGTTCATTAAAACTGTCttctattttatttaagaattcgAACTCGTAAAAAACTCCTGCATATTGCACTTCTGCAATGGAATTCTTTacctatggtgttccgatggggccacttcgaccttcgcactttcgcctttaggtcgaagatgcgagagtgcgaagttgcgaaggcgaaagtgcgaagatgcgacggcgaagcgcgaagatgcgatggcgaaagtgcgaaggtgcgaaggcgaaggagcgatactactatcgctccttcgccttcgcaacttcgcactctcgcctacgcaacttcgcactttcgccttcgccttttttgatagcattcagaaagtctcggtcgattacatagaatttgatgcagatgccgtactcgccaaggttttccgattaatccatgatatcattggtacgcatgcgctaggccatcgtgcttactatgaatgtttataaatattttaatgtgtatatgtgacatatatgtttaccagtgctggctatgtttaatcattatatactccataaaaaatgtaatgtccgccataatgtatacatatgcacttccagactcctgtcacttaccagctgtctgtttaccgtggatcaaacacagtaacattctaatttcattatgcggcACTCCTTGCTGatgtatggatctagagggggagagggggtccgccccccggaaaattcaatattaataacttcacacatgctgtaaagggggagagagggtccggatctcatccccccggaaaatttagttttattaattatatataataataataaaatctccaaaatatgtctcggaACCCTCCCCCGCCCCctcacaaatataattatccatCCACCACCCCTCCTagaaaaagttatggatctgcgcaagctgttgaaaataaattctaaaaagttcatcgtctgcctcagatgtccttttatacatctaaaattgtctttaaacgatagagagctccacaattataaaaaggcgaaggcgaaattgcgaagatgcgaaggcgagagtgcgaagttgcgatggcgaaggtgcgatagtagtatcgcttcttcgccttcgcatcttcgcgcttcgccgtcgcatcttcgaactttcgctccttcgccgtcgcaccttcgcactttcgcctttgcaacttcgcactctcgcacctcgacctaaaggcgaaagtgcgaaggtcgaagtggccccatcggaacaccatattTACCTCTCCCGTTACGATAGATTATGTAGAAAGAACTCTATACTATCGCAGGTAGATTGTAAGTTGAAAATGCTAATATTTAAATTCAACGATCTTATAATAATCCATTACGAGTATCAAAAGTTTCAATTTGTATGAGAAAGTTGGAAATGGGTGAGATGTTGCACGTTTCTTGACGTGCATAACCTGTTTGGTATTTGGAAAATAGTAGCGCTTCTGTGATTAATCAACacgtttttaaaatcattaaattgcGTTTCTTTTCTTTACCTCATGTCTCTAAGAAATCGCTAGGTTACCTTGAgacaggaatattttttttaattcttaatccccggacaaaaatatcaaagtaaatcgtttttagaaaaatatttccgCCTAAGAGTGTTCATagtttcatttgaaaataaaaaccaaaatgaTTTGTCTGAGCATTCTATGCTTCTTTTGGATTGGAATTACAGTGGCGTTTGGTaatctttataatttcttttatgatactgtgtaaaaagaaacatatttaGGTAACACAATCCtgtttgttgaattttttatataggGCACGTGAGCACTATACTAGTATTTCgaaatcaaaatatgatttttaaagtgAAGGATCTTAAACTGTACTATACCTGAATGGgtaatattatttgaattttcattaggTCAAATCTATGAAATACAAGTTCAACAAAGGTCCCTTTATCCAGCTATTGCCAGCCAGAACTATACTTTGGTGTGCAACATTTTACCTCAGAAAATCGCAAACGATAGCTCAATAGTCTGGAGGTTTTCTAATGGTTCTACAGTACCCGAAAATGAGGAGTTTCATTCAGAGGGTCATTATAGACAATTTCTAGTAATAAGAAACGTCAAACAGTCATATACAGGCTTAAAATTGGTTTGTGTAACAAGGGACCGCGATAGGTCCACGGTCGAAAGTAAAAATTACACCTTAACTGTTATTGGTAAgtaacaatctctctctctctctctctctctctctctctctctctctctctctctctctctgtatcaACAATTTTATTAGAACCAATTTaaaaagaccttggactttcaggaGGATGTAacgatctatttcttgcgtcaaaacatgttaaaatgacgctggtttcaagtgaaatatacaccgattgcgtagtctttgctcaaaagctagacaaatcgtgttgatttcaaagagccatgccTGAgaggcctacaatgaaatagacaggcctacgtcacattgcagtTTGACttaactacccaaagtccaagctcttgttaaaatgattctataTTAAATGATCagaataaaaaagattaaactttCCTCTATATATAGCTGGCCCTGAGATTCAATTCGCAGAAGAAACAATTTATTCCCAATCAGGAAAACCCTTTCATAAGGAGTGTCGGGCATTGGGTTTTCCTTACCCAGTAGTACGATGGTACCAGGAGGCCGGCCAAGAGGCGTCCCAGATTACTCTTGCTGACCACCACTCCATGCTGTTTGTTAATGAGGTGGGTCCCGAGCTTCGGTTCACCTGTCACGCCACTGTGACTCACGGAAGCCTTCAGTTGACCATCTACAAAACATTCACCCTCAAGTCTTACGGTTAGTGACGTGTTCATCTTCCATTAGATttagatgaaaatatatttaaggttgcatattgatttatttcattgttaaatttttctttaagatGTCGAAAACTCCAAAGTCGACGATTTCTTTTTGAATGATGCTGACTACAAATATGCAATGTTTCTACTGAACCTTTTGGGTTTCTGTCTAATGATATTGGCCTTGGCAATAGCAGCTATTCTCTGGAAATGGTGGGGAAATGGTTAGAATTTTTATTACCACTTATTTCCATATATGATTGGAACTTTTTTTTCCTCTCAAATGATCAACCAAAGAGCCCttgtattttttgatattttgtaaacagGTAAACGTTTGAAAGAACatatcaaacaaaattcaataaaGCTAGAAGAACTTAAGCCTGAAAAAGAAGCAAAGTTGATGAAAGCTTTTAAAGCTATGAAACGATCAAAGAAAGAATGCCGTAAGTCTCCGTAAGTTCAAGTTCACGATATTTCTTTCTTAAGAAAATGAGAAGCATTGATTAATTAAGAGAACTTTTTGTCAAAAATGGCTTTATTGTAAATCAAGAATGTTTTGAGTGTTAATGATAACATTGATCCAAAATGACTGAAGACGGAACGTATTTTATTGCATTGCCTATAGACAAGTATTACATTTATGCATGCAGGCAGTATCcacattttgatgatgaaaAGCCGCTCCATTTTCTCTATGACGAAATACCGGAAGTTCGTGTACCTACATTGCCGAAAAAAAGTACccctggcattttatttttaacttcttgtaACTTcagacattctatatttaactACTTGTAACCATTATAATAATAGGAATGTTTTCGTTaggtttttattataatttaaatgtattaatacaAGAGATTATCAACGCTTAtaacaaatatcattttaatatacttGCAGAGAATAGTCTGATGAACATGAAAAACAGCTACAAAATCATCACAAAGGCCAGATGTAAAAAGCAAAAGTATAGATTTAATGACGCTAAAAGGAAAACATTGAATGCACCACCAACTCTAGATCCACAGTTTGTCATAGTTTCATTGCTCTTCGATATTAATTTCACTTAAAGCTCTTATATTTTATAGCCGAAAGGGAACTTTTTGGATTGATGGtggaacttttttaaatttaataaatatcaatattattcTCATCATCCTAATATAGGGAGTATTCGGGGTTAAAGGAACGGACATCAGGTCCAAACGTTTATGACGACATGAATGgtccaacaaaaaaaaacatgtcaacATTTGATACAGCTGGTAGGTTAAAAGATCACATTCTACCAAAAATATggatttgtttaatttatattttgtaaattttgcgAATCAGTATCAGTGCTAAAAAAGCTGAAATTAATGAATCCTTTAGTACTTTACCTACTTCTGAATTAGTACTTATATTCAAAATGTAGATGtaaattgtaagaaaatttGGCACGATTTATTGATGTCACACAAAAATACAATGTCGGtaacattttgtacaaataaaatttattttcaaaaacagattCTAGGTTAAAATCTTCCAACAGCAGTTCTTATTTGGAAATCCTAGCGGATGTAGACAAGCAACAGACAGATAGCGTCATCTACAGTGAAGTAAAGAGAGAGACGGCTGCGGAAAGGGACATTATTAGTGAAGAAAATTAACACTTGTTAAACTTCATGATTACACACGGTTACTATGTCAAAGTATGTAGACAAAGTCTCTATCAAAGACTATGGCGATCTTTTTGATATACATTTGTGTCTTAGCTGAAATAAAAACGTAGTCGTAAAATGCCAATGGCGATAAGCTTTCACAGTTAAATTTATGTAATAGTAGCACTGTCATTCCTTTGAAGAAATAatgttgcattttataaaaaaaaacaaaaaaaccccagcgCATTTGTTTTGTTACTTTTTGCTTAAATGTATTGTATTAATATCAGTTCTCTGTAAATACGGAAAGGTGGCTTGAGCTGAAACACCAATATTCTTCACATTTGATAGATTTGATGATTcactttggtaaaaaaaaataaaagcatgaCGTCATTTAATTGTATTATGTTTGTCTTGTTTTTATGACTAAAGAGTAAAGTAAAAATGGTGgcagcaatttttttctttaaacattaaGAATGACCGATGATTTATAAGGATTTCTAAATGATTTTCTGGGGTATGTTTTAATAGCAACTGGACTTCTACGTCGACGGGATGTTCCTTCATTTTgttgattataaaaaataacacgtATAAAAAATAACACGAGTAACAACAAACAATGGTACCAAGATGTGCCTAAAGCCACAATCTTTCAAAATCGccaagaaaatttcaatttttcgtaTTTTCGTGTTTTCCTACTTTGTTACCACAGCATATGTGTCAACTTTCATGTTTTGAGAACATTCCACCGAGGAAATCAGCATTGAAATGACGTTAAAAAATGTGTGATTTTGTTATTTAACCCACTTTCAGTTCTGACATTGATTAAACGATTAAATGTCGAAAACCTACCATTTTTCCTTTGAAATTGGAAAATCATTGGCAACTGAGGAGGAAGATAACAatgcatcaccatattttaaaagagttcCTTTTTTAACTAcagaaatcatttaaaaataattaaaaattcttACCTGTCTGAATTGTGTTCATTTCTACTGTCGTTTTAGTGTACCTCTTTCCTCTTAAAACCTCTTAAAAGACCgtcaatgaaatcaaatggaCTACATTAAATTCTCGTTTGGTACAAACCACAAAAGTCTATGGTTTTGTTAAAATGGCTATACTAGAGTATTTTGTTATGGTATCGTTATTTCCGTCGCAGTTTTCAAGAATTTGCGTTAGAACCATCTCTGTAACTTGCAGGCATGCTGTaagttttaaaacatcttttaatttttcttaaatctttacatttttagaaataactTAATCACCTATAAACGAGAGAACGGTAAATAACACATGAATTacaaattcaattgattaatccTCGGTGTATTTTGATCAAGTTGATCAAAAagtttctttaaacaaaaacatttaaatgactGACTTAAGTAATATTGTGATATAGTCCGTAAATGTGTCACAAAGACAATACTTGACCCACTTAATTGCCACGTTTTGCATCCGCGGAAGTAGGCTCATTTATAGacaccaaatatttttaaaaatcttattttcctGAAATGTAACTTAAAAGAAAGTAATTTCGGGGattttagtaaaaaatatatagaccATGTTACTTTAGGttttatgaaatgttaaaaCATTTGAGCCACTGCATGTAAAGCAGACAAACAAGGATCTTGTCCAAAAAGAACTTTGATTGTATAAATCATTTCTGgcattaatatataattttatgccTTAAAAAGCAATTTAATGATTGAAATTTCCTTCCTTAACTTCTTATAAAACTAACTTAAATTTTGTCCTTGTTGGTTTATTCAGGTACATTTATAACAGTTCTATGCagtgcaaaaataaaattacgtCAGTTGGTTCTCTGTACAAGTTTTTCTGCTGCTATCTCAAGGGGATGAAAgtgtgtaaaatattaatagaatTTAACCAATGACACTACTCTTAACTTGGCagttatatgataaatattgattACTAGTATATCATGACTTACTAAAACTCTATAGTGAGACAATTTACATCCtattaagaacaaaaattgcttttctatatataagaatatataggAGAAAAATAATCAGTGGATATAAATTTACTGCCATATAATCTTTGAAGCAGGAAAAGTTTTTTCTTCAACAAATACTGGTCTTAAACCCGGacaaaacttttgaattttacgTCGTTatgttttt
The nucleotide sequence above comes from Magallana gigas chromosome 2, xbMagGiga1.1, whole genome shotgun sequence. Encoded proteins:
- the LOC105344359 gene encoding uncharacterized protein, encoding MICLSILCFFWIGITVAFGQIYEIQVQQRSLYPAIASQNYTLVCNILPQKIANDSSIVWRFSNGSTVPENEEFHSEGHYRQFLVIRNVKQSYTGLKLVCVTRDRDRSTVESKNYTLTVIAGPEIQFAEETIYSQSGKPFHKECRALGFPYPVVRWYQEAGQEASQITLADHHSMLFVNEVGPELRFTCHATVTHGSLQLTIYKTFTLKSYDVENSKVDDFFLNDADYKYAMFLLNLLGFCLMILALAIAAILWKWWGNGKRLKEHIKQNSIKLEELKPEKEAKLMKAFKAMKRSKKECRKSPQYPHFDDEKPLHFLYDEIPEVRVPTLPKKKNSLMNMKNSYKIITKARCKKQKYRFNDAKRKTLNAPPTLDPQEYSGLKERTSGPNVYDDMNGPTKKNMSTFDTADSRLKSSNSSSYLEILADVDKQQTDSVIYSEVKRETAAERDIISEEN